The following are encoded together in the Desulfitobacterium chlororespirans DSM 11544 genome:
- a CDS encoding 4'-phosphopantetheinyl transferase family protein has translation MNTGGERFKLYHITGSEEVVIPEVKEGLNKGIPQLFLVNTSREACRMESFRYLTKGEERLLGSYRKESDRNNYRVTHSIVNSIYANLLDCGIEELLFRRGKYQKPFISNDLNYHYNLAHSKNFALVGLHGRELGVDIECIDEGLDCTAIARGLFTQEERKYIQREPGNFFRLWVAKESYLKFRGTGFYSDLKDLALKGEEEGKIILLDKTRGSCHPVFMAEHLSCSIGFSCL, from the coding sequence ATGAACACTGGTGGGGAGAGGTTTAAGCTGTATCACATCACCGGCAGTGAGGAAGTGGTCATCCCTGAAGTAAAAGAGGGGCTGAACAAGGGGATCCCCCAGCTCTTTCTCGTTAATACCAGCAGGGAGGCGTGCCGAATGGAAAGCTTCCGCTATTTAACCAAAGGGGAGGAGCGGCTGCTTGGCTCCTACAGGAAAGAATCTGATCGAAACAATTACCGGGTGACCCATAGTATCGTCAACTCTATCTATGCCAATTTATTGGATTGCGGGATTGAGGAGCTGCTTTTCCGGCGGGGAAAGTACCAAAAGCCTTTTATAAGCAATGATTTGAATTATCACTATAACCTGGCTCATTCGAAAAACTTTGCCCTGGTGGGGCTCCATGGCCGGGAGCTGGGGGTGGATATCGAGTGTATTGATGAGGGGCTGGACTGTACAGCCATTGCCCGGGGCCTGTTCACCCAGGAAGAGCGGAAATACATACAGAGGGAGCCCGGGAATTTTTTCAGGCTTTGGGTGGCCAAGGAGTCTTATCTGAAATTCAGGGGAACAGGGTTTTACAGTGATCTGAAAGACCTTGCCCTCAAAGGGGAAGAAGAGGGGAAGATCATCCTGCTGGACAAAACCAGGGGGTCCTGTCACCCGGTCTTTATGGCGGAGCATCTGTCCTGCAGCATAGGATTCAGTTGTCTGTAA
- a CDS encoding ABC transporter ATP-binding protein, with amino-acid sequence MSLEVKNLQISLAGGQRVAQDISFPIKKGEMVSIVGSSGAGKTTLCKAVMGLLGGNYQAEGVIDYGGENLLTLSRARLARIYGKDICYIMQNPMTAFNPSLRMGRQLEKTFLQHHPQSSRGEVLPRAAPILRRLGIEDTKRVWQSYPFALSGGMLQRLMIVAALLNEPRLLIADEVTTAIDACNRMELMKELRMLCHEGMSVLFVTHDLRSAACSERILIMSQGRIIESGPTEQIFNDPQKEYTKHLLLACRLERRS; translated from the coding sequence ATGTCTCTTGAGGTAAAGAATTTACAGATTTCACTGGCCGGAGGCCAACGGGTGGCCCAGGATATTTCCTTTCCCATCAAAAAAGGTGAGATGGTTTCCATTGTCGGCAGCTCAGGGGCGGGAAAAACAACCTTGTGCAAGGCGGTTATGGGTTTGTTGGGAGGGAACTACCAGGCAGAGGGAGTCATTGATTACGGCGGGGAAAACCTCCTGACTTTGTCCAGAGCGCGTCTGGCCCGGATTTACGGCAAGGATATCTGCTATATCATGCAAAACCCCATGACAGCCTTCAATCCCTCTTTGCGGATGGGCAGACAGCTGGAGAAGACCTTTCTTCAGCATCATCCCCAAAGCTCCAGGGGGGAGGTTTTGCCCAGGGCGGCCCCTATCCTGCGCCGCCTGGGCATAGAGGATACAAAACGGGTCTGGCAAAGCTATCCCTTCGCTCTCTCCGGGGGGATGCTGCAAAGGCTGATGATCGTGGCGGCTTTGCTGAACGAGCCCCGTCTGCTGATTGCGGACGAAGTGACCACGGCCATTGATGCCTGCAACCGGATGGAGCTGATGAAGGAGCTGCGCATGCTCTGCCATGAGGGAATGTCGGTGTTGTTTGTGACCCACGACTTGCGTTCGGCGGCCTGTTCGGAGCGCATCCTGATTATGAGTCAGGGGAGAATCATCGAGTCCGGGCCTACGGAGCAGATCTTTAATGACCCGCAGAAGGAGTACACAAAACATTTGCTGTTGGCCTGCCGGCTGGAGAGGAGGTCATGA
- a CDS encoding ABC transporter permease: MKRNKQILAGLILIGFFVLMALAAPWLAPHDPNTTNLALKNGPPTAEYPLGCDQLGRCELSRLLYGARYSLGLSVPVLIALAAFSLFAGSYASYRGGIWDGAVRIFCDIFMAFPLIVIAMALVSTIDNSVASIIVAIGISMTAWFLRMVRSYAKTECGKEYMESARIAGASELRIVVRHLIPNVFPQFVVYFTTGIATAIIAVSGFAFLGVGLIAGTPEWGAMLNEARNSIYTNPGLIVYPGICLIICCAGFNLLGEGLRDTIGKEGESHVS, encoded by the coding sequence ATGAAAAGAAACAAGCAAATCCTGGCGGGGCTGATTCTGATCGGTTTTTTTGTTCTGATGGCCTTGGCGGCTCCCTGGCTGGCGCCTCATGATCCCAACACCACCAATCTTGCCCTGAAGAACGGGCCGCCTACGGCAGAATATCCTTTAGGCTGCGACCAGCTGGGCAGATGCGAGCTTTCCCGGTTGCTTTATGGAGCCAGATATTCCCTCGGCTTATCCGTGCCCGTCCTGATCGCCTTGGCGGCTTTTTCCCTGTTTGCCGGCAGCTATGCCAGCTATCGGGGGGGGATTTGGGATGGAGCGGTCCGGATCTTCTGCGATATTTTTATGGCCTTTCCTTTAATTGTCATTGCCATGGCCTTGGTATCCACCATAGATAATTCGGTGGCCAGCATCATTGTGGCCATCGGCATTTCCATGACGGCCTGGTTCCTGCGTATGGTTCGCTCCTACGCCAAAACGGAATGCGGCAAAGAGTATATGGAATCGGCCCGGATTGCCGGGGCCTCCGAACTGCGCATTGTGGTGCGCCATTTAATCCCCAATGTGTTTCCTCAGTTCGTTGTCTATTTCACAACCGGGATTGCCACAGCGATTATAGCCGTTTCCGGCTTTGCCTTTTTGGGTGTGGGCCTGATCGCGGGAACGCCGGAATGGGGGGCCATGCTCAATGAGGCCCGCAACAGTATCTATACCAACCCCGGTTTGATTGTCTATCCTGGGATTTGCCTGATAATTTGCTGTGCCGGCTTTAACCTGCTGGGTGAAGGCCTCAGGGATACCATCGGGAAGGAGGGGGAAAGCCATGTCTCTTGA
- a CDS encoding nickel ABC transporter substrate-binding protein, whose protein sequence is MNMNMKIKMRMKRWLAVVWSGVLVLSLAACSQDVSHQGGSQTSGSGEQAVHLNLPESWGFESFYPVITPANSSSGYGITYYLTSFYDTLVTYDEKGELAGLLAEEWSVSTDGKVYTFKLREGVKFSDGTPLTAEDAARSLLAVPVNLGQYNGGYGKLSTIIADAVAKDDHTVELHLTQPYYSTLRDLCLANPFAIVSSEQLNGDLTAKTSFNTVSYGTGPYMYGGDGDGKKYTFVRNPHYWGERPDVDSFTIKVIADNDAKVLALKNGELDFMSGIAKVSSESYQEMKNTKGFGAAVDKAPTQTYYLGYNLKNPLFAEQVVREAMAAAIDKGNIVEGIFGGIHEQADTFFAKSLPYCDVEQTTYEFDLAKANRLLDDAGYVNKDGDGIREINGTRLAAEFVYQTESVANNDMVVYLCDQFKKIGVELTPKSAPMMEWYAMITGGQYGVTVFKTQGGYYDPANIVSAMNPSQSMDPIIMQAGGFLPDGVNLINEVNSTTDEARIEEIYATILNTIADNCLMTPLYYTHQVALYNDKVAGYDFPGDASFTSIQNIRAAK, encoded by the coding sequence ATGAACATGAACATGAAGATAAAGATGAGGATGAAAAGATGGTTGGCGGTTGTATGGTCCGGGGTGCTGGTGCTTTCACTGGCCGCTTGTTCTCAGGACGTCAGCCATCAAGGCGGCTCACAGACTTCCGGCTCAGGGGAGCAGGCCGTTCATTTGAATCTGCCCGAGAGCTGGGGCTTTGAGTCATTTTATCCTGTCATTACGCCGGCTAATTCATCAAGCGGCTATGGAATCACTTATTATTTGACCAGTTTTTACGATACTCTGGTTACTTATGATGAAAAGGGTGAGTTGGCCGGACTGCTGGCGGAGGAATGGTCTGTGAGCACCGACGGCAAGGTCTATACCTTTAAACTCCGGGAAGGGGTGAAATTCTCCGACGGAACCCCGTTGACTGCCGAGGATGCAGCCCGGTCCCTGCTGGCGGTTCCGGTCAATCTGGGCCAATATAACGGCGGCTATGGCAAGCTGTCCACCATTATTGCCGATGCTGTGGCCAAGGACGATCATACGGTGGAATTGCATCTGACCCAGCCTTATTACAGCACCTTGCGGGATTTATGCCTGGCCAACCCCTTTGCCATCGTGTCCAGTGAGCAGCTCAACGGGGATTTGACGGCAAAAACAAGCTTCAACACGGTAAGTTATGGAACAGGGCCTTATATGTACGGGGGGGACGGAGACGGCAAAAAGTATACCTTTGTGAGAAATCCTCATTACTGGGGAGAGCGGCCGGATGTGGACAGTTTCACCATCAAGGTGATCGCTGATAACGATGCCAAGGTACTGGCCCTGAAGAACGGGGAACTGGATTTTATGTCGGGTATTGCCAAAGTATCCTCGGAAAGCTATCAGGAAATGAAAAACACCAAGGGCTTTGGGGCCGCGGTGGATAAGGCCCCCACTCAAACCTATTATCTGGGCTATAACCTGAAGAATCCCCTGTTCGCGGAGCAAGTGGTCAGGGAAGCCATGGCCGCCGCTATCGACAAAGGGAATATAGTGGAGGGGATTTTCGGCGGCATTCATGAGCAGGCGGATACCTTCTTTGCCAAATCTCTGCCCTATTGCGATGTGGAGCAAACCACCTATGAATTTGACCTGGCCAAGGCCAACCGTTTGCTGGATGATGCCGGCTATGTGAATAAGGACGGGGACGGTATCCGCGAGATCAACGGAACCAGACTGGCCGCTGAGTTTGTCTATCAGACCGAGTCCGTAGCCAACAATGATATGGTGGTTTATCTCTGCGACCAGTTTAAAAAGATTGGCGTGGAATTGACGCCGAAATCGGCCCCGATGATGGAGTGGTATGCCATGATTACGGGAGGACAGTACGGAGTGACTGTTTTCAAAACCCAGGGAGGCTATTATGATCCGGCGAATATTGTCAGCGCTATGAATCCCAGCCAGTCCATGGACCCCATCATCATGCAGGCCGGCGGGTTTTTGCCGGATGGTGTGAATCTGATCAATGAAGTGAATTCAACAACGGATGAGGCCAGAATAGAGGAGATTTATGCCACTATTCTAAACACCATCGCGGATAATTGCCTTATGACCCCCCTTTATTACACCCATCAGGTCGCCTTGTATAATGATAAGGTTGCCGGCTATGATTTCCCGGGAGATGCCAGCTTCACCTCCATTCAGAACATAAGGGCGGCCAAGTAA
- a CDS encoding ABC transporter ATP-binding protein, translating to MIEVRDLSCIFSGGILWGGTLTAVSPLSVSFKKGGRYAIVGESGSGKTTLARMMAGLQKPHGGNVYVEGRPVFGRHRAGKSHFKQVQLIQQNSAGALNPKMTIGKAIEEPLLCFFRLNRQERRKRCAELLALCNLPADYYRRLPAELSGGEQKRVAIARALAAEPACLIFDEATNGFDLPLRKKIMEEILDLQEKLSFTLISITHDMELALAAADHILVMRDSVLVEQVPFGGDYAVFQNPYTKVLLAASGIAEPVNQYERNA from the coding sequence ATGATCGAAGTGCGGGATTTAAGTTGTATATTTTCCGGGGGCATCCTGTGGGGAGGGACATTAACCGCTGTATCGCCCCTGAGCGTCAGCTTCAAAAAAGGAGGGCGGTACGCCATTGTGGGGGAATCCGGTTCCGGCAAGACCACCCTGGCCAGGATGATGGCCGGCTTGCAGAAGCCCCATGGGGGCAATGTGTATGTGGAGGGAAGGCCGGTGTTTGGCCGGCACAGAGCGGGCAAAAGCCACTTCAAGCAGGTGCAGTTGATTCAGCAGAATTCCGCTGGGGCCTTAAACCCCAAAATGACCATCGGCAAAGCCATTGAGGAGCCCCTGCTGTGTTTTTTCCGGCTGAACAGGCAGGAACGCCGGAAGCGGTGTGCAGAATTGTTGGCTCTCTGCAACCTCCCGGCGGACTATTACAGACGCCTGCCCGCGGAATTATCGGGCGGGGAACAAAAAAGGGTAGCTATTGCCAGGGCTTTGGCTGCGGAACCCGCTTGTCTGATTTTTGATGAAGCGACCAATGGCTTTGATTTGCCCTTAAGGAAGAAGATCATGGAAGAAATTCTGGATTTACAGGAAAAGCTCAGTTTTACCTTGATTTCTATCACCCATGATATGGAGCTGGCCCTGGCGGCGGCAGACCACATTTTGGTGATGCGGGATTCGGTGCTGGTCGAGCAGGTGCCCTTCGGGGGGGATTACGCCGTGTTTCAGAATCCATACACGAAGGTGCTGCTGGCGGCCAGCGGCATAGCTGAGCCGGTAAATCAATATGAAAGGAATGCTTAG
- a CDS encoding ABC transporter ATP-binding protein codes for MNQQSSGIKRLLEFTGPSRGLLTLSRILSGISALFILGPFLCVYFAAKDLLDVFAGGSLDTESLVRWGVLALILELIGLALYFAALLCSHVVAFRTEKNLKMAALTHLAKMPLGYFDRNPSGKLRKIIDDNSFQTQTFIAHQLPDLVGAQVTMAASLVLMLLFDWRVGLPLLLLFGVGFYLQGSLNGKDSMKFMQSYQDALETMNHEAVEYIRGISVVKVFGQTVHSFSKFNAAIQSYRDDALAFTMSCKKGMVAFNSIVNASFLVLVPAALLIGLVSPDLPGFMQSFLFYLIFSPACAVMLNKIMYMTSYKMQAEESMRRIDGILSAKPQRETDRPQTAGGHDISFADVTFRYEGTDHPAVSHLSFIAKPGTTTALVGHSGSGKSTTASLIPRFYDVQEGVVRIGGVDIREMASEDLMKKVAFVFQNPRLFKDTLLANICAARPEATREEALQAAHLAQCDDILAKLPQGIDTVVGSKGVYLSGGETQRIAIARAILKDAPIVLLDEATAYADPESEQQIQQAFKGLTKGKTVVMIAHRLSTVRDAEQIVVMKQGGIVEKGTHDGLVAQGGEYARMWDNYTKSTQWHIGGEVKSC; via the coding sequence ATGAATCAGCAATCAAGCGGGATAAAACGGCTTCTTGAATTTACCGGCCCAAGCCGGGGGCTGCTCACCCTATCCCGTATCTTATCCGGGATCAGCGCCCTGTTTATCCTGGGACCGTTTCTGTGTGTCTACTTTGCCGCCAAGGATTTGCTGGATGTCTTTGCGGGGGGCTCCCTGGACACGGAGAGCCTTGTCCGGTGGGGAGTGCTGGCCCTTATCCTGGAGTTGATCGGGCTGGCCCTCTATTTTGCGGCCCTGCTTTGCTCCCATGTGGTGGCTTTCCGCACGGAAAAGAATTTAAAAATGGCCGCCCTCACCCATCTGGCCAAAATGCCTCTGGGCTATTTTGATCGGAACCCCAGCGGCAAGCTGCGTAAAATTATTGATGACAACAGCTTTCAGACCCAGACCTTTATCGCCCACCAGCTCCCGGATTTGGTGGGAGCCCAGGTTACCATGGCCGCCAGCCTCGTCCTCATGCTGCTCTTCGACTGGCGGGTGGGTCTGCCGCTGCTGCTGTTGTTTGGGGTGGGCTTTTACCTGCAAGGCTCCCTGAACGGCAAGGACAGCATGAAGTTTATGCAAAGCTATCAGGATGCTCTGGAGACCATGAATCATGAGGCCGTAGAGTATATAAGAGGGATCTCGGTGGTCAAGGTGTTCGGGCAGACGGTGCATTCCTTCAGCAAATTCAATGCCGCTATCCAATCCTATCGGGATGACGCCCTGGCCTTTACCATGTCCTGTAAAAAAGGGATGGTGGCCTTTAACTCCATCGTCAATGCCAGCTTTCTGGTGCTGGTGCCGGCGGCCTTGCTCATCGGGCTGGTTTCTCCCGATTTGCCGGGCTTTATGCAGAGCTTTCTGTTCTACCTGATCTTTTCGCCGGCCTGTGCCGTCATGCTCAACAAAATCATGTATATGACCAGCTACAAAATGCAGGCCGAGGAATCCATGCGCAGGATTGATGGGATTCTGAGCGCCAAGCCCCAAAGGGAAACGGACCGGCCCCAGACGGCCGGCGGCCATGATATCTCCTTCGCAGACGTCACCTTTAGGTATGAGGGGACGGACCATCCGGCGGTATCCCACCTCAGCTTTATCGCCAAGCCGGGGACCACAACGGCCCTGGTGGGGCATTCCGGTTCCGGTAAGAGCACCACGGCCAGCCTGATCCCCCGTTTTTACGATGTTCAGGAGGGTGTGGTTAGGATCGGCGGGGTGGACATCAGGGAGATGGCCTCTGAGGATTTGATGAAAAAGGTGGCCTTTGTCTTTCAAAACCCCAGGCTGTTCAAGGATACCCTGCTGGCCAATATTTGCGCCGCCCGGCCGGAGGCCACCAGGGAGGAAGCCCTGCAGGCGGCCCATCTGGCCCAATGCGATGATATTTTAGCCAAGCTGCCCCAAGGGATCGATACGGTGGTGGGCAGTAAGGGGGTTTATCTTTCCGGCGGTGAAACCCAGCGGATTGCCATCGCCAGGGCGATTCTGAAGGACGCTCCCATCGTCCTGCTGGATGAGGCCACCGCCTATGCCGATCCGGAGAGTGAGCAGCAGATTCAGCAGGCCTTTAAGGGGCTTACCAAGGGCAAAACCGTGGTCATGATTGCCCACCGGCTGTCCACGGTGCGGGATGCCGAACAGATTGTGGTGATGAAGCAGGGGGGGATTGTGGAAAAGGGAACCCACGATGGGCTGGTGGCTCAGGGAGGGGAATATGCCCGGATGTGGGATAACTACACAAAATCAACCCAATGGCATATTGGAGGCGAGGTAAAGTCATGCTGA
- a CDS encoding ABC transporter ATP-binding protein → MLKRMFALSDQGARDLNKGIAATTLSNIVLILPVSLLILVVMELLNGIGGETAGLQRTVSWMPLYGVLTVVLFVMVFASQWLQYNKTYTVAYQESANRRIVLAEKLRKLPLSFFGQKNLADLTATIMGDCTALERVFANAIPQLLGTVFMFMLTVLGLIILDWRLGLCIALPVPVAALVVIAARQAQQKAERANLDAKRTAYDGVQEYLETIGELKACSREKEYLEGLEQKLDQVVRCSFRNELAPGAATTAAQFILRFGLVAVLLVGGYLVAKGSLSIPMFILFLLFAGRIYDPFTSCFMMLAEVFSSLVSVGRMKQIDATPEQTGDPVCNNQGYDIEFDGVVFSYNDEPVLNGISFLAKQGEITALVGPSGSGKSTVSRLAARFWDADSGRITLGGVDITRVEPETLFRNFAIVFQDVMLFDDTVMENIRLGRREATDEEVRAAARAAQCEEFIERLPEGYRTNIGENGSALSGGERQRISIARALLKDAPVVLLDEATASMDAESETLVQEALSVLLKNKTVMVIAHRMRTVANADKIVVLDKGRIREQGTPAQLIEQGGLYAHLVSLQQI, encoded by the coding sequence ATGCTGAAGCGTATGTTTGCCCTGAGCGATCAGGGGGCAAGGGATTTAAACAAAGGGATCGCCGCCACCACCCTCAGCAATATCGTCCTGATTCTGCCGGTCAGCCTGCTGATCCTGGTGGTCATGGAGCTGCTCAATGGGATCGGGGGGGAAACCGCCGGACTGCAGAGAACCGTTTCCTGGATGCCCTTGTATGGGGTGCTGACAGTGGTGCTGTTCGTGATGGTCTTTGCCAGCCAATGGCTGCAGTACAACAAGACTTATACGGTGGCCTATCAGGAAAGTGCCAACCGCAGAATTGTGCTGGCGGAAAAGCTCCGCAAGCTGCCCTTATCCTTCTTCGGGCAGAAGAATCTGGCCGATTTAACGGCGACCATTATGGGGGATTGCACAGCCCTGGAGCGGGTTTTTGCCAACGCCATTCCCCAGCTGCTGGGAACAGTCTTCATGTTTATGCTGACAGTCCTTGGCCTAATTATCCTGGATTGGCGGCTGGGCCTGTGCATTGCCCTGCCGGTGCCGGTGGCCGCCCTGGTGGTCATCGCTGCCCGCCAAGCCCAGCAGAAAGCGGAAAGAGCCAATCTGGACGCCAAGCGCACCGCTTATGACGGGGTCCAGGAATATCTGGAGACGATTGGGGAGCTCAAAGCCTGCTCCCGGGAAAAGGAGTATCTGGAGGGGCTGGAACAAAAGCTGGATCAGGTGGTGCGCTGCTCCTTCCGCAATGAGCTGGCCCCGGGGGCGGCTACCACGGCAGCCCAGTTTATCCTGCGCTTCGGCCTGGTGGCCGTGCTGCTGGTGGGGGGCTACCTGGTTGCCAAGGGTTCCCTGTCCATTCCCATGTTCATCCTCTTCCTGTTGTTTGCCGGCCGGATTTATGATCCCTTCACCAGTTGCTTTATGATGCTGGCGGAAGTCTTTTCCTCCCTGGTCAGTGTGGGGAGAATGAAGCAGATCGACGCCACACCGGAGCAGACCGGGGACCCGGTTTGCAACAATCAGGGATATGATATAGAGTTCGACGGGGTCGTGTTCTCTTATAACGATGAACCCGTACTGAACGGGATTTCCTTCCTGGCCAAACAGGGGGAGATCACAGCCCTGGTGGGACCTTCAGGCAGCGGGAAATCCACCGTTTCCAGACTGGCCGCCCGTTTCTGGGATGCGGATTCCGGCCGGATTACCCTGGGCGGAGTGGATATAACCAGGGTTGAGCCGGAAACTCTGTTCCGGAATTTCGCCATTGTCTTTCAGGATGTGATGCTGTTTGATGATACGGTCATGGAGAACATCAGGCTGGGCCGCCGGGAGGCCACGGATGAGGAAGTCAGGGCAGCTGCCCGGGCCGCTCAGTGTGAAGAATTCATCGAGCGCCTGCCGGAAGGCTACCGGACGAACATCGGCGAAAACGGCAGTGCTTTGTCGGGCGGGGAGCGGCAGCGTATTTCCATTGCCCGGGCGTTGTTGAAGGATGCGCCGGTTGTCCTGCTGGATGAGGCCACGGCTTCCATGGACGCTGAAAGTGAAACCCTGGTCCAGGAGGCCTTGTCGGTCTTGTTGAAAAATAAAACCGTGATGGTCATTGCCCATCGGATGAGGACCGTGGCCAATGCGGATAAGATTGTGGTTCTGGACAAGGGCCGCATCCGTGAACAGGGCACTCCGGCCCAGTTGATCGAGCAAGGCGGACTTTATGCCCATTTGGTATCCCTTCAGCAAATTTAG
- a CDS encoding ABC transporter permease encodes MTIIKELLRLVAVIFGVVTLSFCLQLFTGTDPAEMIVRKQNIFATEAQIQAVREELKLDAPFQVRYLDYLGGVARGDLGTAIMNRRPVAENIREVLPVTTMLILLSMLWVVLFSIVVAAAAVLRKDRAFDNVTRIICIIGICVPSFWLGLILLAVFAVRIPIFQVIADGSLKSFILPSIAMAFPIICISIRVLRASVLNELNSDYVTYARARGFTNGQIIYGEVLKNALPPAITLFAQYCAALFGTSALVESVFSIRGLGIYLMESCESMDVYGISGAILVCAVLFVLFNIAADLLSSAVCPAYGRKRI; translated from the coding sequence ATGACTATCATAAAAGAGCTGTTGCGTTTGGTGGCCGTCATCTTTGGTGTGGTTACGTTGAGTTTTTGCCTTCAGCTTTTCACCGGGACCGATCCGGCGGAAATGATCGTGCGCAAGCAGAATATTTTTGCCACGGAGGCACAGATCCAGGCAGTCCGGGAGGAGCTGAAGCTGGATGCCCCCTTTCAGGTAAGGTATCTGGATTACCTGGGGGGTGTGGCCCGGGGCGATCTGGGCACGGCCATTATGAACAGGCGGCCGGTGGCGGAAAATATCAGGGAGGTGCTGCCGGTTACGACGATGCTTATCCTGCTGTCTATGCTGTGGGTGGTCCTGTTCAGCATCGTGGTCGCGGCGGCTGCTGTACTCAGGAAGGACAGAGCCTTTGACAATGTGACGCGGATCATCTGCATCATCGGAATTTGTGTGCCCAGTTTCTGGTTGGGCCTGATCCTGCTTGCGGTCTTTGCCGTCAGGATTCCGATCTTTCAGGTGATTGCAGATGGGAGCCTGAAGTCCTTTATTCTGCCCTCCATAGCCATGGCCTTCCCGATTATCTGCATTTCCATCCGGGTCCTGCGGGCTTCGGTGCTTAATGAACTGAACAGCGATTATGTTACGTATGCCAGGGCCCGGGGCTTTACCAATGGCCAGATCATCTATGGGGAGGTTTTGAAAAATGCCCTGCCCCCGGCCATTACCCTGTTTGCACAGTATTGCGCCGCACTTTTCGGCACTTCGGCCTTGGTGGAAAGTGTTTTTTCTATCCGGGGGCTGGGCATCTATCTGATGGAGTCCTGTGAAAGCATGGATGTCTACGGAATTTCGGGAGCTATTTTGGTCTGTGCGGTGCTGTTTGTGTTGTTTAACATAGCGGCGGATCTTTTGTCCAGTGCGGTTTGCCCTGCATACGGGAGGAAAAGGATATGA
- a CDS encoding thioesterase II family protein yields the protein MSNPYFVRTFKGAARNKLFLFPYAGGGASAFHSWQKHFTDTEILPAHYPGRETRIKERPLESLTLLVEELWAGMEPLLRDGTPYYLFGHSLGTKVAYELALLIQQRDLPCQPKGMIIAAGKAPCLKETHPIHQLDDAHFIREIGRFSATPASILASPELMSLFLPTLRADFRLDETYHRREIEKVKCPILTLMGEQDPELTLDELLMWRNYTEGDFGVQTVAGAHMFILTNKEAVFRILQDYLGS from the coding sequence ATGAGCAATCCCTATTTTGTAAGGACTTTCAAGGGGGCGGCCCGCAACAAACTTTTTTTGTTTCCCTATGCAGGGGGCGGAGCGTCGGCTTTCCATTCCTGGCAAAAGCATTTTACAGACACAGAGATTCTTCCGGCCCACTATCCGGGCCGGGAGACCAGAATCAAGGAAAGGCCGCTGGAAAGCCTGACCCTTCTGGTTGAGGAATTGTGGGCCGGGATGGAGCCCCTGCTCAGGGATGGGACCCCCTATTACCTATTCGGACACAGTCTCGGTACGAAAGTGGCTTATGAACTGGCCCTGCTGATCCAGCAGAGGGATCTTCCCTGCCAACCCAAGGGAATGATTATCGCCGCCGGAAAGGCCCCCTGCCTCAAGGAAACCCATCCCATCCATCAGCTGGATGATGCTCATTTTATCCGGGAAATCGGCAGGTTTTCAGCCACACCTGCTTCCATCCTGGCCTCCCCGGAATTGATGAGCCTTTTCCTGCCCACACTCAGGGCGGATTTCCGCCTGGACGAAACCTATCACCGCCGGGAGATCGAAAAGGTTAAGTGCCCGATCCTGACTCTGATGGGGGAGCAGGACCCGGAGCTTACCCTTGATGAACTGCTGATGTGGAGAAATTATACCGAGGGCGACTTTGGGGTTCAGACCGTGGCCGGGGCACATATGTTTATTCTCACCAATAAAGAGGCTGTGTTCAGAATACTTCAGGACTATCTGGGCTCATGA